From Bacteroidota bacterium, one genomic window encodes:
- a CDS encoding metallophosphoesterase family protein: MKIALFIDVHANLPALEACLQNIDAKKPDAIYCLGDLVGYNIWPNEVIDIIRQRKIPTIAGNYDFGIGRSSDDCGCAYKTDSEKELGKVSIAYTNEIVKNEQRQYLRELPAHIRLEFQLNNDKLNLLLVHGSPRKINEYLFEDRDEKSLNRIMEQADADIMCFGHTHKPYHRILSTEIENKSRFRHAINIGSVGKPKDENTKGCYVMLTIDENSSVNKSDSIHVEFCRFDYDIEKAANAIEDSPLPNEYAEMLRKAF, translated from the coding sequence ATGAAAATAGCACTCTTCATCGATGTACATGCTAATCTCCCTGCATTGGAAGCTTGTTTGCAAAACATTGATGCCAAGAAACCTGATGCAATTTATTGTCTGGGCGATCTGGTAGGTTACAATATCTGGCCCAATGAAGTGATCGATATTATCAGGCAACGAAAAATTCCAACGATAGCCGGAAATTATGATTTTGGTATTGGAAGATCTAGTGATGATTGTGGATGTGCTTACAAAACAGATTCAGAAAAAGAATTGGGAAAGGTGTCTATTGCTTACACTAATGAGATCGTCAAGAATGAACAACGGCAGTATTTAAGAGAATTACCCGCACATATCAGATTAGAATTTCAATTGAACAACGACAAGCTTAATTTACTGCTTGTGCACGGAAGTCCGCGTAAGATCAATGAATATCTTTTCGAAGATCGCGATGAAAAAAGTTTAAACCGTATCATGGAGCAGGCAGATGCTGACATTATGTGCTTTGGTCACACGCATAAACCATATCATCGGATACTATCCACTGAGATTGAAAATAAAAGCAGATTCAGACATGCGATCAACATCGGTTCTGTCGGAAAACCGAAAGATGAGAATACGAAAGGTTGTTATGTTATGCTAACGATTGACGAGAATTCTTCAGTTAATAAAAGTGATTCAATTCACGTCGAATTTTGCCGCTTCGATTACGATATTGAAAAAGCTGCAAATGCAATTGAGGATAGTCCACTGCCAAATGAATATGCTGAGATGCTTCGAAAAGCGTTCTGA
- a CDS encoding arsenite methyltransferase, which yields MENKTPEQIKELVKQQYSQIALQEKDQNESSCCGSTCCSTDVYNIMSDDYSKLEGYNPEADLGLGCGLPTQFAKIAKGNVVIDLGSGAGNDCFVARQETGDTGKVIGIDFTPAMIDKARINAEKLGYHNIEFRQGDIENLPVTSNVADVVVSNCVLNLVPDKVKAYSEVFRVLKPGGHFSISDVVLEGALPKTLMNVAEMYAGCISGAIQKDVYLKAIHDAGFKNVTIQKQKAILLPDDILKEYLSESDIKTYKESGVGIFSITVYGEKEKKDQPCCPPGCCN from the coding sequence TTAAAGAACTTGTGAAACAACAGTATTCACAGATCGCACTGCAAGAGAAGGATCAGAATGAATCATCATGTTGTGGTTCTACATGCTGCTCAACGGATGTATATAATATTATGTCCGATGACTATTCAAAATTGGAAGGTTATAATCCGGAAGCAGATCTTGGACTTGGATGTGGATTGCCTACTCAGTTTGCAAAGATCGCTAAAGGAAATGTGGTCATCGATCTGGGTTCAGGAGCAGGAAACGATTGCTTTGTTGCTCGTCAGGAAACAGGTGATACCGGAAAAGTTATTGGTATCGATTTCACTCCGGCTATGATCGATAAAGCACGGATTAATGCAGAGAAACTCGGATATCATAACATTGAATTCCGTCAGGGTGATATTGAAAACTTACCGGTAACTTCTAATGTTGCTGATGTCGTGGTTAGTAATTGTGTTTTGAATCTGGTTCCTGATAAGGTAAAAGCCTACAGCGAAGTATTCCGTGTACTTAAACCTGGCGGACATTTCAGTATCTCTGATGTAGTGCTTGAAGGTGCTTTGCCAAAGACTCTGATGAATGTTGCAGAAATGTACGCCGGTTGTATTTCCGGAGCAATTCAGAAAGATGTATACCTCAAAGCTATACATGATGCAGGTTTTAAAAATGTAACTATTCAAAAGCAAAAAGCAATCTTACTTCCTGATGATATCCTTAAAGAATATTTATCGGAATCTGATATTAAAACCTACAAAGAAAGTGGTGTAGGGATATTCAGCATAACAGTTTATGGTGAGAAAGAAAAAAAAGATCAACCATGTTGTCCACCCGGTTGTTGTAATTGA
- a CDS encoding arsenate reductase ArsC — protein sequence MKKRVLFLCMHNSARSQMAEAYLKKFGGDNFEVESAGFKPAPINPLVIEALHEDGIDISSNPTKAVFDLFKAGQIFHYVIRVCNIAAQEQCPIFPSMAEMIDWSFDDPSTFTGSHEEKMVKVREVREKIKAQVKMFAEQKQLSEK from the coding sequence ATGAAGAAAAGAGTATTGTTTCTGTGTATGCACAATTCCGCTCGCAGTCAGATGGCAGAAGCTTATCTGAAAAAGTTCGGAGGTGACAATTTTGAAGTTGAAAGCGCAGGCTTTAAACCTGCGCCTATTAATCCTCTTGTAATAGAAGCATTGCATGAGGATGGAATTGACATCTCTTCTAATCCAACAAAAGCAGTATTTGATCTTTTTAAAGCCGGACAAATCTTTCATTATGTGATCCGTGTTTGTAATATTGCAGCTCAGGAACAATGTCCTATCTTTCCAAGTATGGCCGAAATGATCGATTGGTCTTTCGATGATCCTTCAACCTTTACAGGTAGTCATGAGGAAAAAATGGTAAAGGTCAGAGAAGTACGGGAAAAGATCAAAGCTCAGGTAAAAATGTTTGCTGAGCAAAAGCAATTGTCAGAAAAATGA